In a genomic window of Gossypium arboreum isolate Shixiya-1 chromosome 9, ASM2569848v2, whole genome shotgun sequence:
- the LOC108456822 gene encoding protein-tyrosine-phosphatase PTP1 isoform X2, whose amino-acid sequence MAAAANPRSFYSGSNPPHPNRFVFSADPPPKISLTPDQFNYCSEALKLFSQKPQMPDEINREFSHLQANRITPSEMMRRCTVGFNGANLDKNRYSDVIPFDTNRVVLNSCKDYRPTAKGYINASFVTTSSSENISKFIATQGPLPHTYEDFWEMVIQCHCPVIVMLTRLVDNYKTVKCGDYFQAENGPRQFGNICIDTKWIQETETSLLIRNLEVNYKESEDPPLSVLHIQYPEWPDHGVPTDTLAVREILKRVLQVPVNIGPILVHCSAGIGRTGTYCAIHNTVQRILIGDMSALDLANTISMFRSQRIGMVQTMDQYFFCYKAIVDELKELISDFSSEHSSKC is encoded by the exons ATGGCTGCCGCCGCTAATCCCCGCTCTTTCTACTCGGGTTCCAATCCTCCTCACCCCAACCGCTTTGTTTTCTCAGCCGATCCTCCTCCCAAAATCTCACTCACTCCCGATCAATTCAACTACTGCTCTGAGGCTCTCAAATTGTTCTCCCAAAAGCCCCAGATGCCCGACGAAATCAACCGCGAGTTCTCGCACTTACAG GCAAATAGGATTACACCTTCGGAGATGATGAGGAGATGCACAGTGGGTTTTAACGGTGCTAATTTGGACAAGAATCGATACTCTGATGTCATACCAT TCGACACGAACAGGGTAGTTCTTAATTCATGTAAAGATTACAGGCCAACTGCAAAGGGTTATATCAATGCCAGCTTTGTCACG ACTTCTTCTTCTGAAAACATTTCTAAGTTTATAGCCACGCAAGGTCCATTACCTCACACCTACGAGGACTTCTGGGAGATGGTTATCCAATGCCATTGCCCTGTCATTGTGATGCTTACTCGGTTGGTTGATAATTATAAG ACGGTAAAATGTGGAGATTACTTTCAAGCAGAAAATGGTCCTAGACAATTTGGCAATATCTGTATTGATACTAAATGGATACAAGAAACAGAAACCTCATTATTGATACGCAACTTGGAAGTAAATTATAAGGAG TCAGAGGACCCACCATTATCAGTTTTGCACATTCAATATCCTGAGTGGCCTGACCATGGAGTTCCCACTGACACTCTTGCTGTTCGTGAAATCTTGAAAAGAGTATTACAAGTACCAGTAAATATTGGCCCAATACTGGTGCATTGCAG TGCAGGTATTGGGAGGACTGGAACATACTGTGCTATTCATAACACCGTCCAGAGAATCCTCATTGGGGACATGTCTGCATTAGACCTTGCTAATACGATATCTATGTTCAGGTCCCAGCGCATCGGAATGGTTCAAACCATG GACCAATATTTTTTCTGCTACAAAGCTATTGTTGATGAATTGAAAGAGCTCATCTCAGACTTCAGCAGTGAACACAGTTCAAAATG CTAG
- the LOC108454780 gene encoding protein DETOXIFICATION 54 isoform X1 yields the protein MANGTDFSSHKFPSASEVFEEVKELWGMALPITAMNWLVFVRAVVSVLFLGRLGSLELAGGALSIGFTNITGYSVLVGLASGLEPVCSQAYGSKNWELLSLSLQRMIIILFLATIPISLLWVNLDNIMVFMGQDKDITAMAATYCMYSLPDLLTNTLLQPLRVYLRSQRVTKPMMWCSLVAVMFHLPLNYVLVMIMGLGVPGVAMASVVTNMNMVVLMVGYVWVSGRCEMRWTAGIGGVCGGVVPLLRLAVPSCLGICLEWWWYEIVTLMAGYLSNPTLAVAATGILIQTTSMMYTVPMALAGCVSARVGNELGAGKPYKAKLAAMVALGCAFVIGIINVAWTVILREKWAGLFTKDDLVKPLVATVLPIIGLCELGNCPQTTGCGILRGTARPAVGARINLGSFYFVGTPVAVGLAFLLNVGFSGLWFGLLSAQVACVVSILYAVLYATDWEGEALKAKKLTTIEISPAFKKGYERDEEEEDEDESKGFLDKGNDKIEDIL from the exons ATGGCAAATGGCACAGATTTCTCTTCCCACAAATTCCCCTCTGCTTCCGAG GTTTTTGAAGAGGTTAAAGAGCTATGGGGCATGGCGTTGCCTATAACAGCCATGAACTGGCTGGTCTTTGTAAGAGCAGTGGTTTCGGTTCTGTTCTTAGGCAGACTAGGCAGCCTTGAGCTAGCGGGTGGAGCTCTCTCGATTGGGTTCACCAACATCACTGGTTACTCTGTGCTTGTTGGTCTTGCTTCAGGCCTTGAACCTGTGTGTAGCCAAGCCTATGGGAGCAAGAACTGGGAGTTGCTATCACTCTCTCTCCAACGCATGATCATAATCCTTTTTCTTGCAACCATACCAATCAGTCTGTTATGGGTGAATCTTGACAACATTATGGTGTTCATGGGACAAGACAAAGATATCACAGCAATGGCAGCAACTTACTGTATGTATTCTTTGCCGGATCTTTTAACTAACACTTTGTTACAGCCGTTGAGGGTTTATTTAAGGTCACAGCGGGTGACAAAGCCTATGATGTGGTGCTCTTTGGTTGCTGTGATGTTCCACTTGCCGCTTAACTATGTGCTGGTGATGATAATGGGGCTGGGAGTAccaggtgtggcaatggcgtccGTGGTTACAAACATGAACATGGTGGTGCTGATGGTGGGGTACGTATGGGTTAGCGGACGGTGCGAGATGAGATGGACGGCTGGGATTGGGGGAGTGTGTGGTGGGGTGGTCCCACTTTTGAGATTGGCAGTGCCTAGTTGTCTTGGGATTTGCTTGGAATGGTGGTGGTATGAGATTGTGACTTTGATGGCTGGTTATCTGTCGAACCCAACACTCGCTGTGGCTGCTACTGGGATCCTGATTCAGACCACCAGCATGATGTATACTGTCCCCATGGCTCTTGCTGGCTGTGTCTCCGCCCGT GTAGGGAATGAGCTTGGAGCCGGTAAGCCATATAAAGCCAAGCTAGCAGCCATGGTGGCATTGGGATGTGCCTTTGTGATTGGCATAATCAATGTGGCATGGACCGTGATCCTTAGGGAAAAATGGGCTGGTTTGTTCACCAAGGATGATCTGGTCAAACCTTTGGTTGCAACAGTCCTGCCAATAATCGGGCTATGTGAGCTAGGTAATTGCCCCCAAACAACCGGGTGTGGCATCCTACGTGGCACGGCAAGGCCGGCGGTCGGTGCCCGCATAAACCTCGGCTCATTTTACTTTGTGGGCACCCCAGTGGCAGTGGGCCTAGCCTTTCTCCTAAATGTGGGGTTCTCTGGGCTTTGGTTTGGACTGCTGTCTGCACAAGTCGCTTGTGTTGTGTCTATTCTGTATGCAGTGCTCTATGCAACAGATTGGGAAGGTGAGGCATTGAAAGCTAAGAAGCTAACCACCATCGAAATTAGCCCCGCATTCAAGAAAGGATATGAaagagatgaagaagaagaagacgaaGATGAGAGTAAAGGGTTTTTGGACAAGGGAAATGATAAAATAGAAGACATATTGTGA
- the LOC108456822 gene encoding protein-tyrosine-phosphatase PTP1 isoform X1, which translates to MAAAANPRSFYSGSNPPHPNRFVFSADPPPKISLTPDQFNYCSEALKLFSQKPQMPDEINREFSHLQANRITPSEMMRRCTVGFNGANLDKNRYSDVIPFDTNRVVLNSCKDYRPTAKGYINASFVTTSSSENISKFIATQGPLPHTYEDFWEMVIQCHCPVIVMLTRLVDNYKTVKCGDYFQAENGPRQFGNICIDTKWIQETETSLLIRNLEVNYKESEDPPLSVLHIQYPEWPDHGVPTDTLAVREILKRVLQVPVNIGPILVHCSAGIGRTGTYCAIHNTVQRILIGDMSALDLANTISMFRSQRIGMVQTMDQYFFCYKAIVDELKELISDFSSEHSSKWIPNRS; encoded by the exons ATGGCTGCCGCCGCTAATCCCCGCTCTTTCTACTCGGGTTCCAATCCTCCTCACCCCAACCGCTTTGTTTTCTCAGCCGATCCTCCTCCCAAAATCTCACTCACTCCCGATCAATTCAACTACTGCTCTGAGGCTCTCAAATTGTTCTCCCAAAAGCCCCAGATGCCCGACGAAATCAACCGCGAGTTCTCGCACTTACAG GCAAATAGGATTACACCTTCGGAGATGATGAGGAGATGCACAGTGGGTTTTAACGGTGCTAATTTGGACAAGAATCGATACTCTGATGTCATACCAT TCGACACGAACAGGGTAGTTCTTAATTCATGTAAAGATTACAGGCCAACTGCAAAGGGTTATATCAATGCCAGCTTTGTCACG ACTTCTTCTTCTGAAAACATTTCTAAGTTTATAGCCACGCAAGGTCCATTACCTCACACCTACGAGGACTTCTGGGAGATGGTTATCCAATGCCATTGCCCTGTCATTGTGATGCTTACTCGGTTGGTTGATAATTATAAG ACGGTAAAATGTGGAGATTACTTTCAAGCAGAAAATGGTCCTAGACAATTTGGCAATATCTGTATTGATACTAAATGGATACAAGAAACAGAAACCTCATTATTGATACGCAACTTGGAAGTAAATTATAAGGAG TCAGAGGACCCACCATTATCAGTTTTGCACATTCAATATCCTGAGTGGCCTGACCATGGAGTTCCCACTGACACTCTTGCTGTTCGTGAAATCTTGAAAAGAGTATTACAAGTACCAGTAAATATTGGCCCAATACTGGTGCATTGCAG TGCAGGTATTGGGAGGACTGGAACATACTGTGCTATTCATAACACCGTCCAGAGAATCCTCATTGGGGACATGTCTGCATTAGACCTTGCTAATACGATATCTATGTTCAGGTCCCAGCGCATCGGAATGGTTCAAACCATG GACCAATATTTTTTCTGCTACAAAGCTATTGTTGATGAATTGAAAGAGCTCATCTCAGACTTCAGCAGTGAACACAGTTCAAAATG GATTCCCAACCGAAGCTGA
- the LOC108454780 gene encoding protein DETOXIFICATION 54 isoform X2: MALPITAMNWLVFVRAVVSVLFLGRLGSLELAGGALSIGFTNITGYSVLVGLASGLEPVCSQAYGSKNWELLSLSLQRMIIILFLATIPISLLWVNLDNIMVFMGQDKDITAMAATYCMYSLPDLLTNTLLQPLRVYLRSQRVTKPMMWCSLVAVMFHLPLNYVLVMIMGLGVPGVAMASVVTNMNMVVLMVGYVWVSGRCEMRWTAGIGGVCGGVVPLLRLAVPSCLGICLEWWWYEIVTLMAGYLSNPTLAVAATGILIQTTSMMYTVPMALAGCVSARVGNELGAGKPYKAKLAAMVALGCAFVIGIINVAWTVILREKWAGLFTKDDLVKPLVATVLPIIGLCELGNCPQTTGCGILRGTARPAVGARINLGSFYFVGTPVAVGLAFLLNVGFSGLWFGLLSAQVACVVSILYAVLYATDWEGEALKAKKLTTIEISPAFKKGYERDEEEEDEDESKGFLDKGNDKIEDIL; encoded by the exons ATGGCGTTGCCTATAACAGCCATGAACTGGCTGGTCTTTGTAAGAGCAGTGGTTTCGGTTCTGTTCTTAGGCAGACTAGGCAGCCTTGAGCTAGCGGGTGGAGCTCTCTCGATTGGGTTCACCAACATCACTGGTTACTCTGTGCTTGTTGGTCTTGCTTCAGGCCTTGAACCTGTGTGTAGCCAAGCCTATGGGAGCAAGAACTGGGAGTTGCTATCACTCTCTCTCCAACGCATGATCATAATCCTTTTTCTTGCAACCATACCAATCAGTCTGTTATGGGTGAATCTTGACAACATTATGGTGTTCATGGGACAAGACAAAGATATCACAGCAATGGCAGCAACTTACTGTATGTATTCTTTGCCGGATCTTTTAACTAACACTTTGTTACAGCCGTTGAGGGTTTATTTAAGGTCACAGCGGGTGACAAAGCCTATGATGTGGTGCTCTTTGGTTGCTGTGATGTTCCACTTGCCGCTTAACTATGTGCTGGTGATGATAATGGGGCTGGGAGTAccaggtgtggcaatggcgtccGTGGTTACAAACATGAACATGGTGGTGCTGATGGTGGGGTACGTATGGGTTAGCGGACGGTGCGAGATGAGATGGACGGCTGGGATTGGGGGAGTGTGTGGTGGGGTGGTCCCACTTTTGAGATTGGCAGTGCCTAGTTGTCTTGGGATTTGCTTGGAATGGTGGTGGTATGAGATTGTGACTTTGATGGCTGGTTATCTGTCGAACCCAACACTCGCTGTGGCTGCTACTGGGATCCTGATTCAGACCACCAGCATGATGTATACTGTCCCCATGGCTCTTGCTGGCTGTGTCTCCGCCCGT GTAGGGAATGAGCTTGGAGCCGGTAAGCCATATAAAGCCAAGCTAGCAGCCATGGTGGCATTGGGATGTGCCTTTGTGATTGGCATAATCAATGTGGCATGGACCGTGATCCTTAGGGAAAAATGGGCTGGTTTGTTCACCAAGGATGATCTGGTCAAACCTTTGGTTGCAACAGTCCTGCCAATAATCGGGCTATGTGAGCTAGGTAATTGCCCCCAAACAACCGGGTGTGGCATCCTACGTGGCACGGCAAGGCCGGCGGTCGGTGCCCGCATAAACCTCGGCTCATTTTACTTTGTGGGCACCCCAGTGGCAGTGGGCCTAGCCTTTCTCCTAAATGTGGGGTTCTCTGGGCTTTGGTTTGGACTGCTGTCTGCACAAGTCGCTTGTGTTGTGTCTATTCTGTATGCAGTGCTCTATGCAACAGATTGGGAAGGTGAGGCATTGAAAGCTAAGAAGCTAACCACCATCGAAATTAGCCCCGCATTCAAGAAAGGATATGAaagagatgaagaagaagaagacgaaGATGAGAGTAAAGGGTTTTTGGACAAGGGAAATGATAAAATAGAAGACATATTGTGA
- the LOC108456823 gene encoding pentatricopeptide repeat-containing protein At4g38150-like, with protein sequence MPSMAMAKVRICRCLFSSKHSSSLSFFIRKAYFFPLRTFLNNSNPTTSSSFYLPTATHSRFTILSSPFSSSPRTPNHTKINTKVNFSPPDSDSEDEQEQKNNSKQEFDKSKFRPPYDPFNKKPVIEEVEDPKNLQQVFHNMRGDSLINNAVKMFDALSKDGLTHEALELFSEFKDKGQMPDVVAHTAVIEAYANAGQSKEAHKSYMRMLASGVAPNAYTYTVLIKALAAADAKHLVDAKKYLMEMIGKGMRPNALTYTAVFEAFARVEKMEEAKEFLGQMKEKGFAADEKDVRAVLRNKRGPVFRSIMSVLFDK encoded by the coding sequence ATGCCATCCATGGCCATGGCTAAGGTAAGAATATGTCGTTGCCTTTTTTCATCTAAACATTCATCATCCCTGTCTTTCTTCATTAGAAAAGCCTATTTCTTCCCACTTCGAACGTTTCTCAACAACTCAAACCCCACTACTTCCTCTTCATTTTATCTACCCACTGCAACCCATAGTAGATTTACAATACTCTCATCCCCCTTCTCTTCCTCTCCCCGCACCCCAAACCATACCAAAATTAACACCAAGGTCAACTTTTCTCCCCCTGACTCAGACTCTGAAGATGAACAAGAACAAAAAAACAATTCCAAACAAGAATTTGACAAATCCAAATTCCGTCCTCCTTACGACCCCTTTAACAAGAAACCGGTTATCGAAGAAGTGGAAGACCCCAAAAACCTGCAACAAGTGTTCCACAATATGAGAGGAGACAGCCTAATCAACAATGCTGTTAAGATGTTCGATGCATTGTCAAAAGACGGACTGACCCATGAAGCATTGGAACTTTTTTCAGAGTTTAAAGATAAGGGCCAGATGCCGGACGTTGTTGCTCATACAGCAGTTATTGAAGCTTATGCCAACGCGGGACAGAGTAAAGAAGCTCACAAAAGTTATATGCGGATGTTGGCATCTGGGGTTGCACCCAATGCTTACACTTATACTGTTCTCATCAAAGCTCTTGCCGCTGCTGATGCTAAACATCTTGTGGATGCAAAAAagtatttgatggagatgataggGAAAGGGATGAGGCCTAATGCACTTACTTACACGGCGGTTTTTGAGGCGTTTGCGAGGGTGGAGAAAATGGAGGAGGCCAAGGAGTTTTTGGGGCAGATGAAGGAGAAGGGATTTGCGGCTGATGAGAAGGATGTGAGAGCGGTTCTTAGAAATAAGAGAGGGCCAGTATTTCGAAGCATTATGAGTGTGCTGTTTGATAAATGA